The Poriferisphaera corsica DNA segment CGACTAACAATAATATTGCGTTGGCTTTGCGTACTCAGTTGCTGAAGTACCCGTGAAATATCCAATCGTTTCGTATGGATATCCACCTCACCAAAAGAACCGACCTTTACTGCATCATCATCAATCAATTCTTCATCGTAAAGATCAATGACCTCAGGCTCAACCATCTCATAATCGACAGCCTCTACCTCGTTCTGCGCATTCGCCTTGTTTCCCGAACCGGTATAAACCGTACCTACAGAGCATAAAAAAATGCCTAGCCAGAAGCTGGTTGTCAGCTTACCCATGCTCGACTCCTTCTCTTGCCTCACCAGTGACCGTGGCTTTTGTTCGGGACCCAAGTCCTGCCGCAATCGGCTTCACCACTTCTCGATTTAACATTTCACGAAATTTCATACCCATGATCTTCTTCGTAAAATGTTACGTTTAATTCCTGATTTCAATCCGCAGCCATCTGCCGCGAAACTACTCAAAACAATTCGAGCAGTATTAAAACTTCAACACGAACATACATTACGTATCGTCCCCCTGTTTAACTAACTTTCCACACTTTCCTACCTTCACCACACTTCATATCCGTCTGTAACACCTATGTGCATATTAGAAATCATCACGGTTAGACCTATCATCATCATTCGTCACATCGACTTCCTCTTCGTCATCCACCCGAATGTCAATCTGCAATCTCTCTGACGGCTGTACCGCTTGTAACACCTTCTCTGGCTCAGCCGTAACTGACCTTGGCACATCCTTCAACAATAAGCGACCCCAAATCAATAAGCCCAATGCGCAAACACTGCAAACAATCACACCCTTTTTCACATCCGTTCGCAGTAAAAACCAAACATGATTTAAAAATAATTTCATAACACAATTCCTCCTTCAGGAAGCAAGCCGCATCTCACAACCTACATGCTCCACAACACCACACTCAATATTAAGAAGCTCACCCACCTCACTCGCCAGCCAATCACACCATGCCCCCGAGCCAATCACGCCAACCTCATCAAACACAAGCCCAGCATGTTCACTCAACCAAAATCGTAAACACAAATCCATTTCACGTATTAGACCTTCACTGATTTCGCGCTGACAACGATCCACACGCCGTGCCAATCGATCTTCCCCTATATACGACACGCCTAACCGCTGCCTCAGCATCGCCGCATCTTTCAAACAAACATGAAATCGCGTCGCGAGTTGTTCATCAAAAGCCTTAATTCCAACACCAATCTCATGTCGAAATAGGACGTTACGATCAGCCTCAAAGATCAACTCACTATCATGTTCATTAACCACTAAAAGCACACGCCCATGACGAGCATATGCCTGCTTTATTTCCTGATGATTCACTTTGCCTCTCACAACGAACTCCTCATAACACTTATCATCCTGGATCCTCCCCCATCAAAACTATTACATTCGTTTAATCGCCACCTTCCCCGTGAACGCCGCCACACTCACCTCATACCGATCGTCATTAAATTTCAACTCGATCACGCCACCTTCATTAGGCGCACCCAATTCATCAAATGTTATAAATGATTCGCCTCCGAAATCGGCGCGCACAATATCAACACCAGAAAACCGTTGATCATCCCGAAAGCTAACCTCATAGTTATCTGAGCCACCACCCCGCCATCGCGCCGTCAACTTCGTATTCGTCTCGTCCTCAAGTTGGTAATGTTCTTTACCCGCATTAAATCGCACCGTACGCGGCTTCTGCTTTGCCACCGCATCATTCTGCGCAATAAGCAAATCCGAAATCACCATACGCGCCGCCGCCTGAACACCCAACTTCCCAACCGACAACATAGATGGCACAACAATCCCCGCCGCAATACCAAGTATCGTGACGACAATCAACACCTCGACCAGCGTATACCCGGGCCTAAACCCAGCAAACACGCCTCGATATTGCCTATTCATCCGCTGCATACCAAGCTCTCAATGTTTCTTATTGTTTCTTCTTGAATTCGGGATTACGCAACTCAACAACAACCTTGCCACTCTGTAGCAAACCCGTAATCCCAGCAGCCTTGCTATTCAGTATCTTGAGTTCATCAATAATCATCTTTCGTTGTGCTCCGGAGTTCGCAATCCCCTGCGCCTCCGCTTTACTCGCCAAACTCATCACCTCACCCCCGGGCGTGCTTTGCCACATCGCCCATAAATTCAGCGTCAACAACACTGCGATCACCGTCAACACACCATTCAAATATCTCAACGATCTTGTCATATCAATCTCCTTCAAGTCAGCTCACGCAACTTGCCTTACGAATTTCATCGTCCATTCGCCAAAGTAACTCATCCCCATTCGCCCGCCCTCGAGCCTTCACACCAAACCTAAACCCCATAACCACACCAATCCCCACCACCCTCATAATCCCCCACCACCTATTCCCCACACATCCTTCCCATCACCCGCCGCATCCCCACCCCCGATAACCTTTTTACTCCTCCCTAAAAAAACTGCCTCGGCTTCCACCGAGACAGCTTTCTTTGTTCATTCATTTACGCAATTTAGTCATCACTTGAAGGTGCACTTTCACCATCAACATCGCTCCAAGGAATACCATAGTCTGCATAGTTCGTTAACGCTTTACCGGTCAGCTTCAAGCGAATCTCACCTGATGTACTGTCATACGCCCAGTCAGTACCAACAGCGCTATTACGTGTAAACGGATTCGTCGGTGCTTTCTGCAAGTACGGGCCAAACTTACCGCTCGAATCAACTGTACCTGCAGCATCCGTCTTCTTCGTCATCGCATCCCAGCTACCAGAAAGATCCGGATACTCACCATTGTGTTCAATCTGATACAGTTCAAGCTGACTGCGGATCGATTGAAGTGTCGAGATTGAGCTCGAAGCCTTCGCGTTTTCACTCGCACTTGAGAACTGCGGAATAACAATCGCCGCCAAAATACCAAGAATCACGACCACGATCAGAATTTCAACCAGTGTAAAACCTTTTTTAACCATCTTTCGTGCCGACATAGTTCACTCTCCTGATGTTTCCACCAATGCTCTTGTTAACTCGTTCCGAACAGGCAACATGCCCGTCACACACTTCGGCCTGCTCCGCTTACTCCCCTCCATCCTTTGGAGAGCCAGCTTACACAAACCCGCTTTTTCAATTTTCGTCTACCTGCTTGTCCTACTTAAGCAGCCTTTTCGTTTGTTATCAGCCGCAAACTTTCACTCGCTTAACGCTGACAACAACTCCACTAACCAATACGCCTATCAGCAAAGCAAGCGCTTCGTCTCATTTATCTGTGTCACCTAACCACACACACTTACCCACCCCATATAACTACTACAGCCCGCACATCTAACCGCTGATTACCCCAACTTCACCCCTATAATCCGCACAAGTTAACATCAACAACCATCAATAAAATCGGCCATCATCCACTAATCCACTGAATATCCCCCTCTCTTTCTGCTTATCACCCGTTAATATCAATCCATCCATAGCGCGCATTAAAAAAGCGTGTTTTTTTCAAACACGCTCAAATGATTGACTTAAATCATTTGCCATCCAGATACGATTTCACCCGCTCAAAAAGCTCCCGTCCCTCTTTGAAGGTCATCCGCTCCATCACCCAGTCCGCATCTCCCCATTTCGCATCCAGCAACTCCGCTTCCTGAATCACAACCTCACCCCCCTGACTCGACACATGCTTTTCATGCACCTCACCCACATAATAACTCACCTTTTTGCGAATCAAATTCCCCTTCTTCGAGATATACTCATAGTACTCTTCAAACACCCGCCCCTCATTTAATGCCACATCCGTAATCCCCGTTTCCTCAGCCAATTCGCGCCTAGCCGTTTCCAACATGCTTTCTCCCGCATCCGCATGCCCCTTCGGAAACCCCCAATGCCCTTTCTGGTGTTTCACCAGCAAAAACTCTCGCCGCCCTTCACCGTCCTCAAAGATCGGCACAACCCCAAATGACGCATCCATCTTCACTTCCATATCACACACTCCCTATCTAACCAAAAGTTAGCCTCACCTTTTAAAACAACACAAACAGCAACAACTAATCTCAAGCAAAATCAAACGTAAAGATCGCGGTTCAGTACCTGCGATGCTTAAAGAATCGCACTAAAATTACTCGCCCGTATCTAAGACAGCCATAAACGCTTCTTGCGGAATATCAACCGTACCCACACGCTTCATGCGTTCTTTACCCTTCTTCTGCTTTTCAAGCAGCTTACGCTTACGTGTCACATCACCACCATAACATTTAGCAGTAACATTCTTACCCACACTCTTAATCGTCTCGCGAGCAATAATCTTCCCACCAATCGCTGCCTGCAACGGGATCTCAAACAAGTGACGATCAATCTCCTGTTTAAGCCGCTTCAGCAAAACGCGCCCACGGTACTCCGCCTTATCCCTGTGAACAATCACACTCAGCGCATCCACCCGCGTACCATTCACCAAGATATCCATCTTCACAAGGTTATCCCGCCTAAACCCATTGAGCTGATAGTCCATCGTCCCATACCCACTCGTGATCGACTTTAGCTTGTCATAGAAATCATAAATTGTCTCAGCCAGAGGCAACTCATAATCCAAAATTTGCCGCGTTTCCGACAAATACTGCTGCTTCTTATATTCACCGCGTCGCTGATCACACAGCTTCATCAAATCGCCTATCGACTTGTTAGGCGTAATGATCTCCGCCGTAATCATCGGCTCCCGTATCTCTTTAATCAGCGACGGATCAGGCAAATCAGCTGGGTTCGTAATCTCAAACACCACTCCATCTCGCTGCTCGATCTCATACGTCACCGTCGGCGCCGTCTGTACCAGACTCACATTC contains these protein-coding regions:
- a CDS encoding type II secretion system protein, with translation MSARKMVKKGFTLVEILIVVVILGILAAIVIPQFSSASENAKASSSISTLQSIRSQLELYQIEHNGEYPDLSGSWDAMTKKTDAAGTVDSSGKFGPYLQKAPTNPFTRNSAVGTDWAYDSTSGEIRLKLTGKALTNYADYGIPWSDVDGESAPSSDD
- a CDS encoding type II secretion system protein gives rise to the protein MQRMNRQYRGVFAGFRPGYTLVEVLIVVTILGIAAGIVVPSMLSVGKLGVQAAARMVISDLLIAQNDAVAKQKPRTVRFNAGKEHYQLEDETNTKLTARWRGGGSDNYEVSFRDDQRFSGVDIVRADFGGESFITFDELGAPNEGGVIELKFNDDRYEVSVAAFTGKVAIKRM
- a CDS encoding bis(5'-nucleosyl)-tetraphosphatase produces the protein MEVKMDASFGVVPIFEDGEGRREFLLVKHQKGHWGFPKGHADAGESMLETARRELAEETGITDVALNEGRVFEEYYEYISKKGNLIRKKVSYYVGEVHEKHVSSQGGEVVIQEAELLDAKWGDADWVMERMTFKEGRELFERVKSYLDGK